The following proteins are encoded in a genomic region of Terriglobia bacterium:
- a CDS encoding glycosyltransferase family 2 protein yields MKSLTDNHSGAATAKDRIDANKSISAFFPALNEEATVARLTQDLLGLIKSTFVQGEVIIIDDGSTDRTREIADCLAKENDGFVKVIHHKESRGYGNALKAGFDAARYDLVFFTDGDYQFDMNDLHRAFPLIAEYDIVVGYRKNRQDPRHRLLLSRGYNLLVRILFGLKLKDVDCSFKLFKRSALKEISIESGGYFIDTEIMVKLKKRGLRIKEISVRHLPRTSGVSKVKMKHIYITLHEILALWKQVRES; encoded by the coding sequence ATGAAAAGCCTCACGGATAATCACAGCGGCGCCGCGACAGCCAAAGACAGGATCGATGCAAATAAGTCCATCTCAGCATTTTTCCCCGCATTGAACGAAGAAGCCACGGTTGCGAGATTAACTCAAGACCTTCTCGGCCTGATCAAATCAACTTTCGTGCAGGGCGAGGTAATTATCATCGACGACGGGAGTACTGACAGGACTCGGGAGATCGCGGATTGTTTGGCTAAGGAGAATGACGGCTTCGTAAAGGTCATACACCACAAGGAGAGCCGAGGATATGGAAATGCCCTGAAAGCTGGTTTCGACGCGGCGCGGTATGACCTGGTGTTTTTTACCGACGGCGATTATCAATTTGACATGAACGACCTTCACAGGGCATTTCCTTTGATCGCTGAATATGACATCGTCGTAGGCTACAGAAAGAACCGACAAGATCCGCGTCACCGTCTGCTGCTCTCAAGAGGCTACAACTTACTCGTGCGCATCTTGTTCGGACTGAAGCTGAAGGATGTCGATTGCTCGTTCAAATTGTTCAAGCGGTCGGCCCTTAAGGAGATTTCCATAGAATCGGGCGGCTATTTCATTGACACCGAAATCATGGTGAAGCTGAAAAAGCGGGGTTTGAGAATTAAGGAGATCAGTGTCCGTCACCTGCCGAGGACGTCCGGCGTCTCCAAAGTCAAGATGAAACACATCTATATTACCTTGCATGAGATCCTGGCTCTGTGGAAACAAGTTCGAGAAAGTTAA
- a CDS encoding NAD-dependent epimerase/dehydratase family protein: protein MPVLVTGATGLLGSHLVDLLIERGESVRALVRPGEGTDCWARAGVDICRGDLSDRASLEAAVHGVDRVLHCAARTGVWGPRREYEITNIQGLESLLKVALAAGVRRFVHVSSIAVLGADVRGVADETSPVHIDPNPYSWSKVMGERLLERMLREHETPVTIVRSGWIYGPRDVASFARFASLIERGRMVLIGSGNNHLPLIYVTDVARGILLAGEAAEAVGRTYVLVNDEPVTQLQYVGAIATELGVPAPNRHFPRRLALILGAVAEGVGHISRRGQPPPLTRYGVQLLGGENRFVIQRARRELGFSPEVNLAQGVQWSVAWYRSRHSVNSAREEK, encoded by the coding sequence ATGCCGGTACTGGTAACCGGAGCAACCGGACTGCTTGGTAGCCATCTGGTTGACTTGCTGATAGAACGGGGCGAATCCGTGCGTGCCCTCGTGCGTCCGGGCGAGGGCACGGATTGCTGGGCGCGCGCGGGCGTGGATATCTGCCGGGGTGACCTGTCGGATCGCGCGTCGCTGGAAGCCGCAGTTCACGGAGTGGATCGGGTGCTTCATTGTGCTGCGCGTACGGGTGTCTGGGGACCGCGGCGCGAGTACGAGATCACCAACATTCAAGGGTTGGAGTCTCTCCTCAAGGTCGCGTTAGCCGCCGGAGTTCGCCGCTTTGTGCACGTCAGCTCGATCGCCGTTCTTGGCGCCGATGTACGCGGCGTTGCCGACGAGACGTCACCGGTGCACATCGATCCGAATCCGTATAGCTGGTCCAAGGTCATGGGCGAACGGCTGCTGGAGAGAATGCTCCGGGAGCATGAGACTCCCGTGACGATCGTCCGTTCCGGCTGGATCTACGGCCCCCGGGACGTCGCGAGCTTTGCCCGCTTCGCCTCGCTGATTGAGCGCGGCAGGATGGTTCTGATCGGTTCCGGAAACAACCACCTGCCGCTGATATATGTGACGGACGTGGCCCGGGGTATTCTGCTGGCGGGTGAAGCGGCTGAAGCCGTCGGAAGGACCTACGTTCTGGTCAACGACGAGCCGGTAACCCAGCTTCAATACGTAGGCGCTATTGCCACCGAGCTGGGAGTGCCGGCGCCCAACCGTCATTTTCCCCGCCGTCTCGCGCTGATTTTGGGAGCTGTTGCAGAAGGCGTGGGTCACATTTCACGGCGGGGACAGCCGCCGCCGCTCACCCGCTATGGCGTGCAACTGTTGGGTGGCGAGAATCGCTTTGTCATCCAGAGGGCCCGGCGCGAGCTCGGGTTTTCACCCGAGGTCAACCTGGCCCAGGGAGTGCAATGGAGCGTCGCCTGGTATCGGTCGAGGCACAGCGTAAACAGCGCGCGGGAGGAGAAGTGA
- a CDS encoding NAD-dependent epimerase/dehydratase family protein, with protein sequence MRETLVTGATGFIGHHLVGALCARGDTVRALVLPTEDTAWLEQHHVTVYRGDVCQREELIEPMQGVDTVFHLAAIHGLWRPRQDYYSVNVTGVENVCRAALAAGVKRLIHVSSWAVYGMGLGQPVREDFPLRPGSDLYAATKADADKLVQSYITRDYLPGVIIRPGTVFGPGDWINFGRMADRLRAGRAIIIGSGRNAVPFVYVSDIVDGLLLAASREQAVGRVFNLTNDQPLTQAQLWHAIALEIGAKPPRLHIPYFALYALAFAAERAVKQVHPQRQPLVTRLGVKLFGSDNRHEIDKARRELGYAPRISLREGVHITARWYLQHRNGSQVASAAVA encoded by the coding sequence GTGAGGGAGACTCTGGTCACCGGGGCGACTGGCTTTATAGGCCATCACTTGGTTGGGGCGTTGTGTGCACGCGGCGATACCGTCCGGGCGCTCGTCCTTCCCACCGAGGATACGGCCTGGCTCGAGCAGCACCACGTCACTGTCTACCGTGGCGACGTGTGCCAGCGGGAAGAGCTGATCGAGCCGATGCAGGGCGTGGATACGGTCTTCCACCTTGCGGCGATACACGGCCTTTGGCGCCCCAGACAGGACTACTATTCCGTCAACGTGACAGGTGTCGAAAATGTTTGCCGGGCTGCGCTGGCAGCCGGCGTGAAACGCCTGATCCATGTGAGTTCCTGGGCTGTCTACGGCATGGGACTGGGTCAGCCGGTGCGCGAAGATTTTCCGTTGAGACCCGGGTCTGATCTCTATGCAGCAACCAAGGCTGACGCCGACAAGCTCGTGCAGAGTTATATCACCCGGGACTATCTGCCCGGCGTAATTATCCGTCCCGGTACTGTCTTTGGGCCAGGGGATTGGATCAACTTTGGGCGCATGGCGGACCGCCTGCGTGCCGGGAGAGCCATTATCATTGGGTCGGGGCGCAATGCCGTTCCCTTCGTCTATGTCAGCGACATCGTGGATGGCCTGCTCCTGGCGGCCAGCCGGGAGCAGGCCGTTGGCCGGGTGTTCAACCTCACCAACGACCAACCGCTGACTCAGGCGCAACTCTGGCACGCAATAGCACTGGAAATTGGTGCCAAGCCGCCGCGCCTCCACATACCCTACTTTGCTCTGTATGCGCTCGCATTCGCCGCCGAGCGGGCTGTCAAGCAGGTCCATCCCCAACGCCAGCCACTGGTGACGCGGCTGGGCGTCAAATTGTTCGGCAGCGATAACCGTCACGAAATCGACAAGGCGCGCCGTGAACTTGGCTACGCACCCAGGATCAGCCTCCGGGAGGGCGTGCACATAACCGCAAGATGGTATCTCCAACACCGCAATGGATCCCAAGTTGCCAGCGCGGCAGTCGCCTGA
- a CDS encoding metallophosphoesterase: MKGRRAWSGTSLKAVREMLVTPGIEVERITLDIEPCNCGLEGLKIVQLSDLHIRRFGARERKIVRLVNREAPDFIFITGDLIVGFSNQYSACVRTLGEMRARRGVFAVLGNADHTFKPRRFQDDFLKALEDIRVTVLSNRNVRLSYGERNFYLIGVDDPFYHYDNFDEAVKGVCFNHPTILLAHSPDILLPRGDALAVNLIDSDKKEDFFKTWSWAESTYFGPERGDVYFERDGTQTVRIQSRQDGVFVDTIILNPYPELDDALNFRRFGRIDEFLRAGSIPERYGDLIAIPAGAVQEERMHGKWKKAGDSGALSGIRLDDLPARRGWRYQPLVDPADYFEADFSARSGVRYHLWMRLKAFNGSPLSDSVYVQFSDAVDGGGNVRYRIGMAAHTKARLNDVDVILTGHTHGGQIRIPFYGPIETMTSIGKRYSGGLYRLKKSLLYVSRGVGYSILPVRVLCPAEVTVFGFQPRRPRADKEARAFQ; the protein is encoded by the coding sequence TTGAAAGGACGCCGGGCATGGAGTGGCACTTCTCTGAAAGCGGTTCGTGAAATGCTGGTCACGCCGGGAATCGAGGTCGAAAGGATAACTCTGGATATTGAGCCATGCAACTGCGGCCTCGAGGGTCTGAAAATCGTGCAGCTTTCTGATTTGCATATTCGCAGATTTGGGGCGCGCGAAAGGAAAATTGTTCGCTTGGTCAACCGCGAGGCCCCCGACTTCATTTTCATCACCGGAGATCTTATAGTTGGCTTCTCAAATCAATATTCTGCTTGCGTCCGGACCTTGGGCGAGATGAGAGCCAGACGCGGCGTATTCGCCGTGCTCGGCAATGCCGATCACACGTTCAAGCCGAGACGGTTTCAAGATGATTTTCTTAAGGCTCTGGAAGATATTCGAGTCACGGTTTTGAGTAATAGAAATGTCAGGTTGTCTTATGGGGAGAGAAACTTCTATCTGATCGGCGTGGATGACCCCTTTTACCATTATGATAACTTTGATGAAGCTGTGAAGGGCGTATGCTTCAATCATCCCACGATCCTGTTGGCACATTCGCCTGATATCCTGTTACCGCGCGGAGATGCCTTGGCGGTAAATCTCATTGATTCAGACAAAAAGGAGGATTTTTTTAAGACCTGGAGCTGGGCTGAAAGTACCTATTTTGGCCCTGAGAGAGGCGATGTCTATTTCGAACGGGATGGTACGCAGACGGTGCGCATTCAGAGCCGCCAGGACGGCGTTTTCGTGGATACGATTATTCTGAATCCGTATCCTGAATTGGATGACGCACTGAATTTCCGGCGATTCGGGAGAATTGATGAGTTTCTGCGTGCAGGAAGCATCCCGGAACGATACGGCGATCTAATCGCGATTCCCGCAGGCGCTGTTCAGGAAGAGCGGATGCATGGCAAGTGGAAGAAGGCAGGTGATTCGGGCGCGCTGTCTGGCATTCGCCTGGATGACCTGCCAGCCCGGCGGGGATGGCGATATCAGCCCTTGGTCGACCCGGCGGACTATTTCGAGGCCGATTTCAGCGCCAGAAGCGGCGTGCGCTACCATCTGTGGATGCGGCTGAAAGCCTTCAACGGAAGCCCGCTGTCCGACTCTGTATACGTGCAGTTTAGCGATGCTGTCGACGGGGGCGGGAATGTCCGATATCGGATCGGCATGGCCGCGCACACAAAAGCGCGGTTGAACGATGTTGATGTGATCTTGACAGGCCACACCCACGGAGGCCAGATCAGGATCCCATTCTATGGCCCCATTGAGACTATGACTTCGATTGGCAAGAGATATTCCGGTGGGCTCTATCGCTTAAAGAAATCCTTGCTCTATGTTTCGCGCGGGGTCGGGTACAGCATTCTGCCGGTTCGAGTTCTGTGCCCGGCGGAAGTGACCGTCTTCGGTTTCCAGCCTCGGAGGCCACGAGCAGATAAAGAGGCTCGTGCTTTTCAATGA
- a CDS encoding radical SAM protein produces the protein MIPLTVSIPGYQLYRRFGTPRLYPANLTVSVTYRCNSRCRTCRIYDKRALEFSVEEYDKTFASIGPRVFWITMSGGEPFLRRDFAEICALAYVHCKPRILNIPTNGILSDVVGEKVEQIAKNAPETRVIVNVSLDEIEERHDRIRNVDGNYAKAIRTIENLKRVKCSNLSVGIHTVISRFNVDRFAQIYQEVLKLGPDAYITEIAEQRVELGTVGEDIVPAEDAYCRAIDYLCAGIRGQRHRGIHGVTQAFRSEYYRMVKRIIREKKQIVPCYAGFMSAHIAPDGNVWACCTKAESMGNLRDELYDFGKVWFSKRAQEVRKPIREELCYCPLANASYTNMLVSYPALLRVLKTLLASKMRKYF, from the coding sequence GGTCAGCGTGACGTACAGGTGCAACTCCAGGTGCAGGACCTGCAGGATATATGATAAGCGGGCGCTGGAGTTCAGCGTTGAGGAATATGATAAGACTTTTGCTTCCATCGGACCCAGAGTCTTCTGGATTACGATGAGTGGTGGTGAACCTTTTTTACGAAGGGATTTCGCTGAGATCTGCGCGCTTGCCTATGTGCACTGCAAACCAAGAATTCTGAACATTCCTACCAATGGGATTCTGTCGGATGTGGTGGGCGAAAAGGTCGAGCAGATCGCTAAAAATGCCCCAGAAACACGGGTAATCGTCAATGTCTCTCTAGACGAAATCGAAGAGCGCCACGATAGGATCCGCAACGTGGACGGGAATTATGCGAAGGCCATCAGAACCATTGAAAACCTGAAGAGGGTAAAATGTTCGAACCTGAGTGTCGGCATTCATACGGTCATATCGCGCTTTAACGTCGACAGATTCGCGCAGATTTATCAAGAGGTTTTGAAGTTGGGTCCTGACGCATACATTACCGAAATCGCCGAGCAGCGGGTTGAATTGGGCACGGTTGGGGAGGATATTGTACCTGCGGAGGACGCCTATTGCAGGGCGATCGATTATCTTTGTGCCGGAATTCGTGGCCAACGGCATCGGGGCATCCATGGAGTCACGCAGGCATTCCGGTCGGAATATTATCGAATGGTTAAGAGGATCATCCGAGAAAAGAAGCAAATCGTTCCGTGTTATGCCGGATTCATGTCTGCCCACATAGCTCCTGACGGCAACGTATGGGCTTGCTGTACCAAGGCGGAGAGCATGGGTAATCTGAGGGATGAGCTGTACGACTTCGGCAAGGTATGGTTTTCAAAAAGAGCTCAGGAAGTACGGAAACCTATTCGTGAAGAGTTGTGCTATTGCCCGCTTGCCAATGCGAGTTACACGAACATGCTGGTTTCGTATCCTGCTTTACTACGGGTTCTCAAAACTCTACTGGCATCGAAGATGAGAAAGTATTTTTGA